A genomic window from Lycium barbarum isolate Lr01 chromosome 4, ASM1917538v2, whole genome shotgun sequence includes:
- the LOC132636598 gene encoding E3 ubiquitin-protein ligase RMA1H1-like, with the protein MALEQLFQEQIAETTFDERDISLEKWKMVDDKQEDNLPRGFECNIFLDLVQDPVVTLCGHLYCWPCIYKWIHFQSISSENADNQQPQCPVCKAEVSKKTLIPLYGRGQATKRSEGKAPNLGIVIPQRPPSPRCEGHTLVAANHSYPSQQLHYPQQSPTHQTYMTEPMLSPGGTSTGEIVYARMFGNSSATLHTYPSSYNLAGTRSPRLRRQLSQADRSLSRICFFLCCCLVTCLILF; encoded by the coding sequence ATGGCCTTAGAACAGCTTTTTCAAGAGCAAATAGCAGAAACTACCTTTGATGAACGTGATATTTCCTTGGAGAAGTGGAAGATGGTTGATGATAAGCAAGAAGACAATCTGCCTCGAGGTTTTGAGTGTAACATTTTCCTGGATCTTGTACAGGATCCTGTTGTTACGTTATGCGGTCACCTCTATTGTTGGCCTTGCATCTACAAATGGATACATTTCCAGAGCATTTCTTCTGAAAATGCCGATAACCAACAGCCACAATGTCCTGTTTGCAAGGCTGAAGTCTCAAAGAAAACGTTGATTCCACTATATGGTCGCGGCCAAGCTACAAAACGATCTGAAGGCAAGGCCCCGAATCTTGGTATAGTCATTCCACAAAGGCCTCCTAGTCCGAGATGTGAGGGCCACACACTGGTGGCAGCTAATCATTCATATCCATCGCAGCAACTTCATTATCCACAGCAGTCTCCAACACATCAAACTTATATGACTGAACCTATGCTAAGCCCCGGTGGCACGTCAACAGGGGAAATTGTTTATGCACGGATGTTTGGAAATTCATCGGCTACTTTGCATACATATCCAAGTTCATATAATCTAGCAGGGACTAGAAGTCCAAGGTTACGAAGGCAACTGTCACAGGCTGATAGATCACTTAGTAGAATCTGTTTTTTCTTGTGCTGTTGTTTAGTGACATGTCTTATCTTGTTCTGA
- the LOC132638644 gene encoding mitochondrial import receptor subunit TOM6 homolog, with the protein MFPFMRKPDKSAALKQLKTHVALFGTCVTLIRVTPYILHYFSDQKEQLLLDL; encoded by the coding sequence ATGTTTCCATTCATGCGCAAACCTGACAAATCAGCTGCTCTGAAGCAACTGAAGACTCACGTTGCCCTGTTTGGAACTTGTGTCACCTTAATTCGGGTCACCCCTTATATTCTTCACTATTTTTCCGATCAGAAAGAACAACTCTTGCTCGACCTCTAG